The genomic window CTTTATCTACCTTATCTCTCCAGCTATACACTTGCTACTCAAGATACCGCTAACCCTAATCTCTACTAGACCCCCTTAGGACTTAAAACCCTATATATCAAGGTCTACTCTCTGTTTTCTCGCTTTCTTTATTCGAGCCATTCCATACGTTTTTCGATTTCTTTCATTGAAAACCATTGAAATGGTCGCCTCATCTGAGTTCATCGTCACAAGGAAAAACCCTGAACTCATCCCTCCCGTGTCCGAAACTCCGAATGGTCATTACTATCTCTCGAATCTCGATCAAAACATCGCCATCATCgtgaaaacattatattacTACAAATCGGAGTCAAGAACCAACCAAGAATCCTACAATGTGATCAAGAAATCTCTCTCAGAGGTTCTTGTTCATTACTACCCTGTCGCCGGAAGGCTGACGATCAGTCCGGAAGGGAAGATCGCCGTCAATTGCACCGGAGAAGGTGTAGTGGTTGTGGAAGCTGAGGCTAACTGTGGGATAGATACGATCAAAGAGGCCATCTCAGAGAATAGAATGGAGACGCTCGAGAAACTTGTTTACGACGTTCCAGGTGCCCGGAATATTCTTGAGATTCCACCGGTAGTAGTTCAGGTGAGGTTTTGATCGATCTCTTGCGTActaattactatatttttcGATTAGCTTTTACATAAACTTAGGTTTTGCGGGAAAATAATGTATTTACAATGACGGCGACATGCTTATAGACAGCAGCAAACTAGAGTAGCAAATATCCTACATAATGTTCGGGAGTAATTTGCTTATTTTAGCCACTTGATAATTGATATAAATGATCGCATTTAATGTCAGAAATGAGTTTAACTTTTTGAGTATCAATCACATGTGATTGTCCAAAATGTAGATTTATGGGAGTTTTGCTTGAGAAATTCAATTATActtatttatatgatatatgacaaaatacttttttgtttgtaatagtaaaatcttaatataaaaaaaaaaatcttaatataaaaatataatccaaaaaaatacaactatatatgtaaatatctaaatcatagtttattttaataacaatCTCCCTGAATATcattgggaaaaatgtcaaaaaaatcacgaactttcaaatttgggatgATTTAATCTTGAACTCCACggaagacaaataaatcgtaaagtttttgttgactttcaaaataaataacaaagtttttgttgacttgccATTTGAGTCATGTCGTTAAATAGGTTAACAGAATTATTTTACGGCGTTAATATCTCGTGTATCTGCTCTGTTAGAacaaaacgacatcgtttatTGCAGAGACAAAGGAACGtcgttttgtttgttgaaacaaatttaaaccctaaatccccAAATCGATTTATTATCTGCGATTTTGAGGTCAAGGTGGGTCTGTGATTTTGAGATAATGAAATCGATTTggggatttagggtttaaatttgtttcaagaCAAAACGACGATGTTTTGTCTCTGCAATaaacgacgttgttttgttctaacaGAGCAAATAAACGAGACATTAACGCCGTAAATTTTTTCTGTTAACCTATTTAACGACATGACTCAAATGGCAAGTCAACAAACactttgtcatttatttcgaaagtcaacaaaaactttacgaTTTATTTATCTTCCGTGAAGTTCAAAATTAaatcgtcccaaatttgaaagacaTTTTTCCCGAATAtcatttatgaattatgatacaatgttactaaaaaaatcatttttatgtcTCATGCATGTAGTAACGAACACACACTAATATAGTAACAAATGATCAGACGTTACTCTTAAAAACTAGAGTGGTCATCATGTTCAAACTTTAAGGTACATTAGACCATCTAATTAGAACCATGCGTAATTAGTATTGTTAAGTAACCAAAAGAAATAACGACGATCAatagtaagttttttttttttgtgtgtgtaacCAATAGGTAGTACTTAAGTTAAATGTATATTATTTCATTCCTATTTCTTTAAATTGGTATCGATTCATTCTAAAATGTTgcatggattttttttaacatctttaGATAAAGTTTTAtgttccgttttttttttcaggtgaCAAATTTCAAATGTGGGGGTTTTGTCCTAGGACTAGGCATGAGCCACAACATGTTCGATGGAGTCGCCGCTGCGGAGTTCCTCAACTCGTGGTGCGAGATGGCCAAGGGTCTTCCTTTATCCGTCCCACCATTCTTGGACCGTACGATTCTCCGGTCACGAAACCCTCCCAAAATCGAGTTCCCACACAATGAATTCGACGAAATTGAAGATATTTCCGACACCGGAAAAATCTACGATGAAGAAAAACTCATCTACAAATCATTTCTTTTCGAACCCGAAAAGCTTGAGAAGCTCAAGATCATGGCGattgaagaaaataacaataataaggTATCAACATTTCAAGCCTTAACCGGGTTTCTTTGGAAATCAAGATGCGAAGCTCTACGGTTTAAACCGGACCAACGGGTTAAGCTTCTGTTTGCGGCGGATGGACGGTCAAGATTCATCCCACGTCTCCCGCAAGGATATTGCGGGAACGGGATTGTGTTAACCGGTTTGGTGACATCATCGGGAGAATTAGTTGGGAACCCTCTTTCTCACTCGGTGGGTTTGGTCAAGAGACTGGTGGAGCTGGTTACGGACGGCTTCATGCGGTCGGCTATGGACTACTTCGAGGTGAACCGGACACGGCCGAGTATGAACGCGACACTTTTGATTACATCCTGGTCAAAATTGACATTGCATAAACTGGATTTCGGTTGGGGAGAACCGGTTTTCTCTGGACCGGTTGGTTTACCAGGGAGGGAAGTGATCTTGTTCTTACCAAGTGGTGATGATATGAAGAGTATCAATGTGTTTCTTGGCCTTCCTACTTCAGCTATGGAAGTGTTTGAAGAGCTTATGAAGATCTGAAAAAGAACATACATtttcataatcaaattatGATATATTCTACCAAATTATAAGCAAAGGAAAATTATAATCTAGTCATTATTTATACATGTTATATTTGAATTCACGTTTGTATCCattacaaaaatttatgtaattcgcagaaaatatatatatgtcaaattAAGTTATCGGACCGGATCGGGTCAAAGAAACCGGATTGGTTAACAAagtcaaacaaacaaatattgacTTGAGTTTCAGATTCCAGTAAAATCAAACCGGATCGGGTCTGAATTTAAACCACCGGGTCGGCTCCATCTAAAATCTGAAGATCATCTCCGCCTTATCTTGTTGACTATCTCTGTACTACTTACGAGCGCAAGTGAGAGAGTAACAGAGAAACGTAGAGATATAGCAAAATGGCTGCGACGCTTACTGGATCAGGGATTGCTCTAGGGTTTTCGTGCTCCGCAAAGTTCTCTAAGAGAGCTTCTTCGTCGTCCAACCGTCGCTGCATCAAGATGTCGGTTTCGGTagaggagaagacgaagaaattCACTCTTCAGAAATCTGAGGAAGCTTTCAATGCTGCGAAGGTTAGGCTTTTCAATTTCCATGAATTCAGTCAATAAGAAATGTTTCTTCAGATTGATTACGCCTTGATGTTCTGTTGCTTTGGTTTTGTGGGATTTGatcatatttttggttaaagtgATTATCTTTGTTACCCTTCAAGGAACATTGCTAACAAAATAAGATTACTTGAGATAGAATCATAATCTGagataaagtttttgtttttattggtttcatTCTGTTCTGATTATTGAAATTGGTTTGGTTCCTTTGTGTAGAACTTAATGCCTGGAGGTGTGAACTCACCTGTACGTGCTTTCAAATCTGTTGGTGGACAACCAGTGGTGATGGATTCTGCAAAGGGCTCACGAATAAGAGACATTGATGGAAATGAATACATTGACTATGTTGGATCTTGGGGACCTGCTATAATTGGTCATGCTGATGATgaggtttgtttctttccagttttgatgatttttagATAGCTGAAAGTTTAGTAGTTGATACGGTGATGTGTCTAGTGCAGGTTCTTGCTGCTTTGGCTGAGACAATGAAGAAAGGAACAAGCTTTGGTGCTCCTTGTCTCTTAGAGAATGTTCTTGCTGAGATGGTGATTTCAGCTGTTCCAAGTATTGAAATGGTTCGGTTTGTTAACTCCGGTACAGAGGCATGTATGGGTGTGCTACGTCTTGCTCGTGCCTTCACAGGGAAACAAAAGTTCATCAAGTTTGAAGGTTGTTATCATGGTCATGCAAACTCTTTCCTTGTCAAAGCAGGTAGTGGTGTAGCTACTTTGGGTCTACCTGACTCGCCTGGGGTCCCCAAAGCAGCTACTTCAGATACTTTAACAGCTCCATACAATGATATTGCTGCTGTTGAGAAGCTTTTTGAGGCAAACAAAGGAGAGATTGCTGCCATCATTCTTGAACCTGTTGTTGGTAACTCGGGTTTTATTACACCTAAACCAGAGTTCATTGAGGGAATACGCCGGATCACTAAAGACAATGGTGCTCTTCTTATTTTCGATGAAGTCATGACTGGTTTTCGTTTAGCCTATGGTGGAGCTCAAGAATACTTTGGAATCACACCTGACTTAACAACTCTTGGGAAAATCATCGGTGGTGGTCTTCCTGTGGGAGCATACGGTGGAAGAAGAGACATCATGGAAATGGTAAAGCTAGAGTTGTTAACAATTGAACCGAATAATCTTTTGAATTTGCTGCAAGAGATTGAGAAAGTCCTGATCCTTTATCACTCATGTCTTTTTGCAGGTTGCACCCGCAGGACCGATGTATCAAGCTGGTACGCTAAGTGGTAATCCGTTGGCTATGACAGCGGGTATACACACGCTGAAGCGGTTAAGTCAGCCAGGGACATATGAATACTTAGACAAGATCACAAAAGAGCTTACAAATGGGATACTAGAAGCCGGGAAGAAAACCGGGCATGCGATGTGTGGCGGTTACATAAGCGGGATGTTCGGTTTCTTCTTCACGGAAGGACCCGTCTATGATTTCTCGGATGCAAAGAAGAGTGATACAGAGAAGTTTGGAAAGTTTTTCAGAGGAATGTTGGAAGAAGGTGTCTACTTGGCACCTTCTCAATTCGAGGCCGGTTTTACTAGCTTGGCTCACACTTCAGAAGACATCCAATTCACTATCGCAGCGGCCGAGAAGGTTCTAAGTCGGCTCTAAAATGTCTCTGGAAGCTTCCAGGGAACCATGAatgtatttgaaattttttgatgtAGAGAAAATTAGATTCAATTGAGAGCAAGCAAGCAATCTCACAAAATTTAACTGTGGTAAGAAAAGTCAAAATGTCTATGAAGATTTgttgactttttaaaaagagttcTTGCTTTGCGTTAACGTCTTACAAATCACACAGAATGATTTCTATTGCAACACACTTTTTCATCATGTAGCCAACATCATAATCTGAGTCATAAGACGATATATTTCTCCACGGAACAAGGGAAGTGCATCTGCAAAGTTAAGCTTCCATATTCAGTTTTCTTCACATTTCTATAGATTCCCTTGCCCATTTATGTCTTTGTCCGACCTAAGACGACCTAGAAAGTGGATACACAGTCCATCCAACGAGAAAGTTTCACTAGTCTCCTACTTCCCAAGGTTACGTCTTTCATATGTTTAGttgcatttttctttcttcacatCTTTGCTTCTAGCTGTAGTTTGTTCAATCCAACCGACCGAGCTGCTTTTCATTGTCTTAAAGAATGAACAAGAAACATCCTGATGATTATGTGAAGATGTTTTGGAGACCAAGCTGATTCGAACTTTCTTTCTAATTCGGACACAATTGAGTTGGAATTATTTGAAATTGGAAAGGCCCAGTAAGGAAGTGATCCAATATTACTTGCCTTAGACAAAGACTTGGCCCACTCAGTCCATACAAAatattcctttttatttatttaaaaatatgaatactCCTTGACTTAGGccaatcaaaatttataattgatattttttgttaaaagaattTATGATTGATAATGCCAATATTTTCTGTattgaaacattttttaaatttttctattttttgttttttttggttatatccGAAGAGTAATGTGACCACGTTAATTCTCAAGTCAAATATTATCTTTCATAATTAGAAAACTTTATcgtatattattaatattatgtccttaaaataaacagaaaacattaagtatgaccaaaaaaaaaaaagacagaatcATGATGgatattttaaatagttttcgTTAAATCAGAAAATAGGAAATATACATTATCCCCAATAGATAATtacacaaatttttataaagaagTAGAGAAACTAACTCCGGAAAATTAATCCTCTACTTCGCACACTTGATAAACTCAGAAAAATACGACAGCGTAACGGGGTACACGTGGTGGTTGGTATATCAAGTTGGGGTAAAGTCAACATTAACGTATTTTTATTCATGTAGCTGCTGCGGAAGAGGACTGCTTGCCATGTTTAGGGGTTTGTCCATCTTCAATCTCAGCCCTTCGATCATTTCCGCAGGTACACTTGTTCGCTTGACGAACCACTGAGATTGGCTCAGGGGATGAAACTGTGCCTAGCTTCAACATATCGAGGCTCACCTCCGGTAACTTAGCAGCTTCGACTTCTTTCTCTCCTAGATGCGGCGACGTTTTACAGTATTTGTAGACAACGTAGAGTATCATTTGGAGTGCACCGAGAGCAAAACCAAGCACATTCGGGAACTGCACGAAAAACATTTGTTGTAGTGGCAATAACATaataacattttaatataCTCACTTTTCCACTTTCTAGCTTGTGAATAAAGTACgttaaaaacgaaataaagTAAAGTTTATGGCAAACTTGTGCGGCATCGATAGAAGTTACgtacaaaatataatttctatgtaacaataaagataaaaagaacTTAATATATTATGAACTTCTTTTGCAAAAGCTAAATCTTTTAATGTTTCTGTGGAACATAAAGCGAGagtttctttataatttggtttatttttatcGTAAAGGACGATACCAAACAAAAGGTTTTGCTTTCATTAAtcgttttttttatcttttgccAATCCATATCTCTTTTTATCTATGAATCTATGATTAGAACCTCAAAGTCTCAGGTTCATTAGAAACAAAAGCACCCACTTCATGTAATATACTGTTATGATAATGATAGACATATGATTATGATGCTTGACGACATGATAATCAtgttaaaacatatatattcattatagcaaatagagagagatgaaatGGCTTACAGCAACATAGATGTCCTTGAGAGCAAGACCATAAAGGAGCCATATGACAGCACTGATGGTAAGGGTTAAGGATAAGCTAAAGGGCATGTACTCCACACTTCTTGTCTTTATTACCGtcctctatatataattaaacaaaaatatatatgttaattattattgttaccAAATCATAATTTAATCACTTGGTAAATTAGCTATTTCGTAGTACTTACGATTATGCTTAGAGGAGCAGCGAAAACACAAACAGAGAATCCGACACAGATTCCTCCGATAATCTTAGCACGTGTGGCTCCTTTTACCAAGAATTGGCAAAGAAGGAGAATCGCACAGAATCCTCCAAAGTTCATAAGAAGTAGCATCTTCACTGTCAACATCTGCATCCATtaagaaatgttttatttaGCAACTTCATTTGAATAATGTTATGAACAACGTAACATGCATGTCATATGAACTGAGGATTAATTATTAGTTACCCGAGCTGGCTTGGGAGCGTAGGCAAGGAACATAGAGATGTAGATGGTTTCGATGAAGCAACCAAAGGCGTTAATGGTTACGAGGAGGAAGACATCTTTCTTCTGTGTCGCATAGTAAAGCCAAAGCGTCGCACTGAAGAGCGCCACAACATAAGGAATAGACTGAAACCCTtctgttgtcttcttcttccaaatccTATAGAACGTTGGCCTgcgtccaaaaaaaaactgaatattaGTTACTCAATTATATCGGAGAATATTGATGTAACGTAGTCATATATATTCTGATTTGttgcatatatattacttaCACAGGAGATAGGAACACGGCAAAGGAGATAAGGTTGCCTGAAAATTATACAAGAATATAgcaaaaatatgatattaagAAATCGATATTAAATCTCTAGAATTTAGATATTAGGGTTGCAGAACTTGatcaaaaatattcataagaaATGAACACAACGTTAGTATCATACCGAGCAAGCCAAAGACAAAGGCCCATGTGTTTTCAGTGTTGAAGAGACTCATGGTATATAAGTTgttaggagaaggaagaagaagagagatagcACTTAGTTTTGCAAGTGTTTTCTCTTAATGTAAAAGCTAATGGCACGAGCTTAGTGTTTCGGGGACTTCACGTATATATAGGGGTTAGGGCTAAAGGGAGGAATGGGGTTTGTGTGGGAGATGGAAAAAGGAGAAATGTTTGTGTgaacaataatattttgaataatgtttgaatttcttatttattttaaaaagcgTTAATGTCATTGTAGttgtataacaaaaaaagacccGCAACAATAATTCACACGCTAAACCATTACCAAATCATATACATTTTGACGTACAAATAACAATTCTGTTACCAAATAAccttttttaggttttggcttaagaaataaaacataattagttATGTTAATAATGCTTGTCAATCTCAGCTGTTTAGGCAAGCTATTTTCTTAAGGATTATGTCTAGATTCTACGTATGCATCTCtaattctctatatatacaatgaCATAATTATGACCTAATCATTTTACGATTTTGAGGGTTTTCACCAATCCTATTATTTAACTTATTTACACAACGTAATAAGTATATTTGCCAACTTCGGTTTAAACCAATGTTTTGAAACCCGACCCGGACGATGAACCGGACTATCTTCTGGGTCACTGGGTCATCGGGTCAACCGGGTTGGACCACGggttaattagttaaaatttatttaataaatttaatactaatagaaattttagagtattttataataaaaaaaatttgtagtatttataaatataaaacaaaaataatcatatcatatttaatcaaatataaaattatattatatttaacaaaatataaaatcatttacacccaaatatatatatatatatatatatatatatatagaaaaaatcaaacaataataataaagtggttaaaaatttgaaatccaATAAATGTCTAACAccgtaacaaatatattaggaGATCATCAATGacagaaataaattaataaaacatcgTGAATTAAAACAACTAATCTCGGTTGTCTCTCTCACCATTCGATTCAATTTTAAGGCGGTATTGTAAAGTCatcaacaaaatctaaaacatcaaatgaatttaagaactgaaaaaacttctaaaaataattgaataaagtctaaaatcccatattttattgtaaaatcaagagaactttttaaaacccaCACCCGACCGGTTCAACTGGTTCACCGGGTCACGGGTTAATTGCgagtttttgtgggttttttcggttttgaACTTGTTGGGTTTTAgcactaaacccaaaccggaAAAATGTTCGGATTACGGGTTAACCGGTCGGACCGGACGGTTCGGGTCGGGCGTGAAAACACTGGtttaaactaatattttttcttaattagtgATTAGTTCATTCACTTTTATTCTACATGTTTCCTTATGTTGACGCTTACGTGATTTCGTTGCTAATTTAAAACCAACCAAGTAACTACAAATGATCAATCTGAATGACTATATACCTTGCAAAATCAATTTGCATGTGTAGcgaaaaattatattttaagttattgtgcgtttagttatatatagatatacaaGTAATATAAATCGATACACCATATAAATATGATGTAATGAATTGAGAATTCCACTAGTTCTCTATCATTAAAATATGACGACATTCTGGAATTTGCTttaataagatatttaaaGAAAGTGAGATTTGCAAAGTGATCTCACTTAATTTACGTTACCAAGCAAATTAGTTCACGTGACATTGTATGTCAAATTATTATGCCGTTTTCACTTTAGCTCTTTTTAATCCTGATATTCATGTTTCTTTatagaacaaaacaataattagcCGTTTCTCaatcattattcttttttccGTACCATCGCAATAAATAACAggatttttcttaaattacaCATATATAGGAGTTcatagttctttttttttgttgagtgCATAGTATAGTTTGtcaaagtctttttatctatgaaaatcatatgaagttcatgttttatataaaagatagTTAAATCTTGTCGCAAAGTTTTAATCTTTTCAAGTCATTTTTTCATTACGAAAAAGTAACATCTTTCGcgatttatatattataggAAAAAGTAAATAGCTGTTGGATAAACcagaaatacaaaattatagttttgtaAAGTATCTAATTTTTAGTGTCAAATTCAGACGAGTATGAAAAATGCTACGTAGGGACattaaaatttgatcatttaCAAAACTATAATAACATATTGTCCTAGCACATATTGTACATATCTAAATAAGAAATACAATGTTTAGATACTAAATAATCTTAATAAATACCTAAAATAACCAATCATTAGcgtaataaaaataaactctaCTTGTTATTGCATCAATATATATGTCTCACATGGTTATCATTTTGTAAAGTGTTCAGGTTTTAGGTTAGTTCAATTAATATAGAGCATAcactttttcttattgtttttttaaattgctATAATATTTTTCGTCTTTTCCTACAAAACAACCATTACTTgtttagttatataaaaaaagattagtttTTCAATAATGTAATTATCAACAGACAACAGACCTAAATTGATAGTATATCTCTTATTACATGTGCATAACTGTATAAGACTTTATGTTATGTACATTTGATTCGTTGAAGTCGTAACTAATCTGAGAGGCAATAAAATAGTAAACGAATCCATTTATATAGTTACCCTTAACTAAATGTGAATCACAATTTCTCTTGTAATAAACAAATCCTGTAACTAATTGTATATCTTTTTCGGGATCC from Arabidopsis thaliana chromosome 3, partial sequence includes these protein-coding regions:
- the DCF gene encoding HXXXD-type acyl-transferase family protein (HXXXD-type acyl-transferase family protein; FUNCTIONS IN: transferase activity, transferring acyl groups other than amino-acyl groups, transferase activity; INVOLVED IN: biological_process unknown; LOCATED IN: cellular_component unknown; EXPRESSED IN: 17 plant structures; EXPRESSED DURING: 10 growth stages; CONTAINS InterPro DOMAIN/s: Transferase (InterPro:IPR003480); BEST Arabidopsis thaliana protein match is: HXXXD-type acyl-transferase family protein (TAIR:AT5G63560.1); Has 2937 Blast hits to 2921 proteins in 191 species: Archae - 0; Bacteria - 0; Metazoa - 0; Fungi - 209; Plants - 2721; Viruses - 0; Other Eukaryotes - 7 (source: NCBI BLink).), translating into MVASSEFIVTRKNPELIPPVSETPNGHYYLSNLDQNIAIIVKTLYYYKSESRTNQESYNVIKKSLSEVLVHYYPVAGRLTISPEGKIAVNCTGEGVVVVEAEANCGIDTIKEAISENRMETLEKLVYDVPGARNILEIPPVVVQVTNFKCGGFVLGLGMSHNMFDGVAAAEFLNSWCEMAKGLPLSVPPFLDRTILRSRNPPKIEFPHNEFDEIEDISDTGKIYDEEKLIYKSFLFEPEKLEKLKIMAIEENNNNKVSTFQALTGFLWKSRCEALRFKPDQRVKLLFAADGRSRFIPRLPQGYCGNGIVLTGLVTSSGELVGNPLSHSVGLVKRLVELVTDGFMRSAMDYFEVNRTRPSMNATLLITSWSKLTLHKLDFGWGEPVFSGPVGLPGREVILFLPSGDDMKSINVFLGLPTSAMEVFEELMKI
- the GSA2 gene encoding glutamate-1-semialdehyde 2,1-aminomutase 2 (glutamate-1-semialdehyde 2,1-aminomutase 2 (GSA2); FUNCTIONS IN: glutamate-1-semialdehyde 2,1-aminomutase activity, pyridoxal phosphate binding, transaminase activity, catalytic activity; INVOLVED IN: porphyrin biosynthetic process; LOCATED IN: chloroplast stroma, chloroplast, chloroplast envelope; EXPRESSED IN: 23 plant structures; EXPRESSED DURING: 15 growth stages; CONTAINS InterPro DOMAIN/s: Pyridoxal phosphate-dependent transferase, major domain (InterPro:IPR015424), Aminotransferase class-III (InterPro:IPR005814), Tetrapyrrole biosynthesis, glutamate-1-semialdehyde aminotransferase (InterPro:IPR004639), Pyridoxal phosphate-dependent transferase, major region, subdomain 1 (InterPro:IPR015421); BEST Arabidopsis thaliana protein match is: glutamate-1-semialdehyde-2,1-aminomutase (TAIR:AT5G63570.1); Has 34778 Blast hits to 34772 proteins in 2825 species: Archae - 734; Bacteria - 23568; Metazoa - 533; Fungi - 800; Plants - 388; Viruses - 10; Other Eukaryotes - 8745 (source: NCBI BLink).); amino-acid sequence: MAATLTGSGIALGFSCSAKFSKRASSSSNRRCIKMSVSVEEKTKKFTLQKSEEAFNAAKNLMPGGVNSPVRAFKSVGGQPVVMDSAKGSRIRDIDGNEYIDYVGSWGPAIIGHADDEVLAALAETMKKGTSFGAPCLLENVLAEMVISAVPSIEMVRFVNSGTEACMGVLRLARAFTGKQKFIKFEGCYHGHANSFLVKAGSGVATLGLPDSPGVPKAATSDTLTAPYNDIAAVEKLFEANKGEIAAIILEPVVGNSGFITPKPEFIEGIRRITKDNGALLIFDEVMTGFRLAYGGAQEYFGITPDLTTLGKIIGGGLPVGAYGGRRDIMEMVAPAGPMYQAGTLSGNPLAMTAGIHTLKRLSQPGTYEYLDKITKELTNGILEAGKKTGHAMCGGYISGMFGFFFTEGPVYDFSDAKKSDTEKFGKFFRGMLEEGVYLAPSQFEAGFTSLAHTSEDIQFTIAAAEKVLSRL
- the SWEET11 gene encoding Nodulin MtN3 family protein (Nodulin MtN3 family protein; INVOLVED IN: biological_process unknown; LOCATED IN: endomembrane system, integral to membrane, membrane; EXPRESSED IN: 22 plant structures; EXPRESSED DURING: 13 growth stages; CONTAINS InterPro DOMAIN/s: MtN3/saliva-related transmembrane protein, conserved region (InterPro:IPR018169), RAG1-activating protein 1 homologue (InterPro:IPR018179), RAG1-activating protein-1-related (InterPro:IPR004316); BEST Arabidopsis thaliana protein match is: homolog of Medicago truncatula MTN3 (TAIR:AT5G23660.1); Has 1006 Blast hits to 953 proteins in 116 species: Archae - 0; Bacteria - 2; Metazoa - 236; Fungi - 0; Plants - 627; Viruses - 0; Other Eukaryotes - 141 (source: NCBI BLink).), giving the protein MSLFNTENTWAFVFGLLGNLISFAVFLSPVPTFYRIWKKKTTEGFQSIPYVVALFSATLWLYYATQKKDVFLLVTINAFGCFIETIYISMFLAYAPKPARMLTVKMLLLMNFGGFCAILLLCQFLVKGATRAKIIGGICVGFSVCVFAAPLSIIRTVIKTRSVEYMPFSLSLTLTISAVIWLLYGLALKDIYVAFPNVLGFALGALQMILYVVYKYCKTSPHLGEKEVEAAKLPEVSLDMLKLGTVSSPEPISVVRQANKCTCGNDRRAEIEDGQTPKHGKQSSSAAAT